TGGTAAGCTCCAGGAACTCGTCCCGGCTGATGGTGCTGCGCCGTCCGTTCGCAGGCCGCGCGAGGCTCCCCTTGCTGAAGACGAGGATGTACTCGTGGACGTCGCGCAGCGTGGGATTCGTGGCCGAGCACCAGCTTCCCCAGGCGGTCGAACTCCCCGAGGCCGCCGCCTTGTTCCAGATGATCTCGCCCCGCATGATGAAGCCCACGCCGAGCATGGCCTCGATGACGTAGTGGTGAAAGGGGATGTACGGCCTGCGGCCCACGTTGGCCACGTTGACGCACGCCCGCCCGCCCGGGACGAGTACCCGGAAGGTCTCGGCGAAGACGTCGCGCAAAAGCGCCTGGTATTCGTCCAGGCTCAGGTCGGCATCATAGGTCTTCCCCACGTTGTACGGCGGGGAGGTCACCATGAGGTGGATGCTTGCGTCGGGCAGCTCCGCCATGCGGCGGCTGTCCGCACAGAAGACGCGATCGATGACCTCGGCGGGAACCGGGTTTTCCTGCCCCGGGCTGGCCGCCGCTCGACCGGCGCCCCCGGGTCCCGCCGCCGGAGTGGCCAGCGAACGATAGAGCCGGCTGTTATAGAAGGGTGTCGAGTCGTGGCTGATCCGGCCCGATACGCCGAACGCGCTGGTGCGGGTAGGCCGCCTGCGCACCGGACGGCTCGGGGGCGGAACGTCCCCCCGGTTCATCGCACCGGCGCGCCCCCCCGGTTGTCTGCGGCGGCCTCAGCCCACCAGGTGCCGAGGCCCCTTCCGGCCGCCACGTCACTCGGCCAGTGCAGCCCGAGGTAGACCCGGCTCAACCCCACGAGGACGCCCACCGCCTCGAGAGCAGGCGCCGCCGAAGGAAAGGCTCTACCCAACGCCCCGAACACGGCCGTGGCCCCGGAGGTGTGGCCGCTGGGAAGGGACTGGTACAGATCCTCGAGGGAAAGCGGCCCGGTCATCGTGTAGGGGCCGGCCCCCGCCGGAGGACGGGCCCGCCCCAGCACGGTTTTGTGCGCCAGCGTGACGAGCCCTGTGCCCACGCCAGCCTCTGCCGCCGAGAGCGCTGCACCGGGGTCGACCAGCGCGGTCACCCCCACCACGGCCGCAAGCCCCCCGCCGGAGCCCAGAGCCGTGGCCAGTTCCATCGGCCGGCGCAGCGGGTCTTCGGCGCGCCTCGCACTCGTGCCGGCCGGCTCATCCGCCGGCCCTCCTGCCATGCCGGCCAAATACGCATCGGCCCGGGCAACAGGCGTAGTTGCCGCAAGGGAGGCCGCCATCTCCGGAAGACCACTGCCCGCGCCACCTGCGTGCAGCATCGCCGCCGTGTAGAGGGCGATGGCCAGGACGCCGCTCATCGCCCGGCCCACCCCTGGCGCATCGCAGCCAGCCACCCGGTACGGCGGGTCTGAAGGAGCGAACCGCCGTAAACCCGCTCGGCAAGCCTCAACGTCAGCCAGGCCGTCACCACCGAGACGGCGACGCTGCCGGCCACCTGCCAGGCAGGCGCCGATGCCATGGCGATGCGGGTGTAGATCACCATCGGGCCGACGAACGGCAGCATCGACCCGATGACGGCCAGCCGGGATGCCGGACCTG
The Bacillota bacterium genome window above contains:
- a CDS encoding phosphatase PAP2 family protein; amino-acid sequence: MSGVLAIALYTAAMLHAGGAGSGLPEMAASLAATTPVARADAYLAGMAGGPADEPAGTSARRAEDPLRRPMELATALGSGGGLAAVVGVTALVDPGAALSAAEAGVGTGLVTLAHKTVLGRARPPAGAGPYTMTGPLSLEDLYQSLPSGHTSGATAVFGALGRAFPSAAPALEAVGVLVGLSRVYLGLHWPSDVAAGRGLGTWWAEAAADNRGGAPVR
- a CDS encoding site-specific DNA-methyltransferase, which produces MNRGDVPPPSRPVRRRPTRTSAFGVSGRISHDSTPFYNSRLYRSLATPAAGPGGAGRAAASPGQENPVPAEVIDRVFCADSRRMAELPDASIHLMVTSPPYNVGKTYDADLSLDEYQALLRDVFAETFRVLVPGGRACVNVANVGRRPYIPFHHYVIEAMLGVGFIMRGEIIWNKAAASGSSTAWGSWCSATNPTLRDVHEYILVFSKGSLARPANGRRSTISRDEFLELTKSVWTFPTESARRVGHPAPFPVELPRRLIQLYTFAGDVVLDPFAGSGTTCVAALQTGRHFVAYDIDPAYVALARRRIEAART